From Nitrospirota bacterium, the proteins below share one genomic window:
- a CDS encoding TolC family protein, producing the protein MRIKMLMAFCTIVLVPLLALADEAVVSLKDLEREALARNPGIGMAEKKAEAAGERKGAASGMPDPVIGYALQNVGALGTSTIGKDPMSMQGVVVSQEIPFPGKLSTKGKAAQKQAEQAEETARETQLKVLSDLRKSYYEYYLAFKSIEILEQTKDLMKNLERIAETRYATGQGSQQDVLRAQLEVSMLLDRIAEQEQNKDVRAAEINRLVGRDPLAPLGRPADVFPTTLAMTQEEMSSMAIAHSPVLAAQQRMVEQSEFEVSMSKQEYLPDMAVSVGWFARDGLQDVWQASVMLKVPLYFWNKAAGVRAARADANASRHSLEAEKLGVLARVRELYSMAKTAEHHLHLYEAGIIPQARLSLQSATSNYQVGKTDFVSLLDSENVLFKYQLMEQEELVNLNKSLAMIGELTGSE; encoded by the coding sequence ATGCGAATCAAGATGCTCATGGCGTTCTGTACGATCGTTCTGGTTCCTCTTCTGGCCTTGGCCGACGAAGCGGTCGTATCGCTCAAGGACCTGGAACGGGAGGCGCTCGCCCGCAATCCCGGCATCGGGATGGCAGAAAAGAAGGCCGAGGCGGCGGGGGAGCGGAAAGGGGCCGCGTCCGGCATGCCGGACCCCGTGATCGGCTACGCGCTCCAGAATGTGGGCGCGCTCGGGACATCCACCATCGGCAAGGATCCGATGAGCATGCAGGGCGTGGTCGTGTCCCAGGAGATCCCCTTCCCGGGCAAGCTCTCTACGAAGGGGAAAGCGGCGCAGAAGCAGGCGGAGCAGGCGGAGGAGACGGCCCGCGAAACGCAGCTCAAGGTCCTGAGCGACCTGCGCAAGTCCTACTATGAATACTACCTCGCTTTCAAGTCCATCGAGATCCTGGAGCAGACGAAGGACCTGATGAAGAACCTGGAGAGGATCGCCGAGACGCGGTACGCCACGGGCCAGGGAAGCCAGCAGGACGTGCTGCGTGCACAACTGGAAGTTTCCATGCTGCTCGACCGGATCGCGGAGCAGGAGCAGAACAAGGACGTCCGGGCGGCGGAGATCAACAGGCTCGTTGGCCGCGACCCTCTGGCGCCCCTGGGCAGGCCCGCCGACGTCTTCCCCACGACCCTTGCCATGACGCAGGAGGAGATGAGCAGCATGGCCATCGCCCACTCGCCGGTCCTGGCTGCGCAGCAGCGGATGGTGGAGCAGAGCGAGTTCGAGGTATCCATGAGCAAGCAGGAATACCTGCCGGACATGGCCGTTTCGGTCGGGTGGTTCGCGAGGGACGGACTGCAGGACGTATGGCAGGCGAGCGTGATGCTCAAGGTGCCCCTGTACTTCTGGAACAAGGCTGCCGGCGTGCGTGCGGCCCGGGCGGACGCGAACGCTTCTCGGCATTCGCTGGAAGCGGAAAAGCTGGGGGTCCTGGCGCGGGTGCGGGAGCTCTATTCCATGGCAAAGACCGCGGAGCACCACCTCCATTTGTACGAGGCCGGCATCATCCCCCAGGCCCGGCTTTCGCTCCAGTCGGCCACGTCCAACTACCAGGTGGGCAAAACCGACTTTGTGTCCCTCCTGGACAGTGAGAACGTCCTGTTCAAGTACCAGCTCATGGAGCAGGAGGAACTGGTAAACCTGAACAAGTCCCTCGCCATGATCGGAGAGCTTACGGGCAGTGAGTGA